A single window of Gossypium hirsutum isolate 1008001.06 chromosome A10, Gossypium_hirsutum_v2.1, whole genome shotgun sequence DNA harbors:
- the LOC107895914 gene encoding uncharacterized protein isoform X2: protein MFIQRWSWYGVRAVYFQVVSDDRDSLSADGAAEFKANNAILGFASLLALSELHDPKRGYLFNDACLLEAYVSTDRTEGLISHELMMKTDSDSQKTDEADSSTQSSEESVAFEPEDPTEEDMNTFFTSLESELSNSNIVFSQEEAKEALATLEKALDMTPVHFYGSRELSSLKQAFKILASFDCSSTALTIEQKNELLGMEQSLKELVSQAAKAMQGKNHLLAKESMKQTITRDLDRNLIRYKEIESEFAALLAERMGIFRTCQKMKKELEALGKELAEYEAKAKAAEEEEKTVEAEWGRIKGFISSIKGKI, encoded by the exons atgttCATACAAAGATGGTCATGGTATGGTGTTAGGGCAGTTTATTTTCAAGTGGTTAGTGATGATAGAGACTCGCTTTCGGCAGATGGTGCGGCAGAGTTCAAGGCCAATAACGCTATTTTGGGCTTCGCTTCATTGTTAGCTTTAAGCGAATTACATGACCCTAAAAGAGGCTATCTCTTCAATGATGCATGCTTACTTGAAGCCTACGTCTCTACTGATAGGACTGAGGGTTTGATCTCACATGAATTGATGATGAAAACTGACTCGGATAGTCAAAAGACCGATGAAGCTGATTCATCAACTCAGTCTTCCGAGGAGAGTGTG GCTTTTGAACCTGAAGATCCTACCGAGGAAGATATGAACACATTCTTCACTAGCTTGGAGTCTGAGCTTTCCAACTCTAACATTGTTTTTTCTCAAGAAGAAGCGAAGGAAGCACTGGCTACATTAGAGAAAGCCTTGGATATGACCCCTGTTCATTTCTACGGCTCTCGGGAGCTTTCTTCACTTAAGCAGGCGTTCAAGATACTAGCTAGTTTTGATTGTTCGTCTACCGCCCTTACAATTGAGCAAAAAAACGAGTTGTTGGGCATGGAGCAAAGCTTGAAAGAATTAGTTAGCCAAGCAGCTAAAGCAATGCAGGGCAAGAATCACCTTCTTGCAAAGGAATCTATGAAGCAGACTATTACTCGTGATTTGGATCGTAATCTAATCAGATACAAGGAAATCGAATCAGAATTTGCTGCCCTGTTGGCCGAACGAATGGGGATATTCAGAACTTgccagaaaatgaaaaaggagttGGAAGCATTGGGAAAGGAATTGGCAGAGTATGAGGCCAAGGCCAAGGCTGCTGAGGAGGAGGAGAAGACTGTTGAGGCGGAATGGGGTAGAATCAAAGGTTTCATCTCTTCCATTAAAGGAAAGATTTAG
- the LOC107896262 gene encoding proteinaceous RNase P 1, chloroplastic/mitochondrial has translation MLKVNPFVPSLSMFNKIPFSLLYRRGFRRAFRIFEAGHCNSFAKLVSISNVNVNFFAVDKTRNLSAVATAKKSGLNASSSSRTNEMTNKAKKKARMESPAFLLKIKLDMCSKHGKLEEALRLYDESISNGVSLKLHHYNMLLYLCAREASGDGSQLNELKELGLKRGFEIFQKMVGDEVSPNETTFTSMARLAVAREDPDMAFELVKQMKSLGIPPRLRSYGPALLGFCEKGNAEKAYEVDAHMFESGVTPEEPELSALLKVSINTKKADKVYEMLQRFRASVRQVSESTLQVVEDWFKSKDAASVGAEKWDVKQIKEAVIGGGGGWHGLGWLGSGRWRVVRTEMTENGVCRSCGEKLVCIDIDPKETENFAAKLTELACSKEVRADFVQFQEWLQQHGPFDAVVDGANVALINSEAFNLNQLKNVVNKLQQMSPTKRSPLIILHRSRIARDPNKRKWLERWQRAGVLYATPYGSNDDWYWLYAAVSCKCLLVTNDEMRDHLFQLLGNSFFPRWKEKHQVRLSMTRTGLVLRMPPPYSIVIQESESGSWHVPSIADDDLLNPRQWLCVSRSKKTP, from the exons ATGTTAAAGGTAAACCCTTTTGTCCCTTCACTCTCAATGTTTAATAAAATCCCATTTTCTTTACTTTACCGGCGTGGTTTCCGGCGCGCTTTTCGCATCTTTGAGGCTGGccattgtaattcatttgccaaaCTTGTTAGTATTTCGAACGTTAATGTAAATTTCTTTGCTGTTGATAAAACAAGAAACTTATCTGCGGTTGCTACTGCTAAGAAATCAGGCTTGAATGCGTCTAGTAGTAGTAGAACTAATGAAATGACCAACAAAGCAAAGAAGAAAGCACGAATGGAATCACCTGCGTTTCTGCTTAAAATTAAGCTTGATATGTGCTCGAAGCACGGCAAACTTGAGGAAGCGCTTCGTTTGTATGATGAAAGCATCAGTAATGGGGTTAGTCTGAAACTTCACCATTACAATATGTTGCTTTATTTGTGTGCTCGTGAAGCGAGTGGAGATGGGAGTCAGTTGAATGAGTTGAAGGAATTAGGACTGAAGAGGGGTTTTGAGATTTTTCAGAAAATGGTTGGAGATGAAGTTTCTCCCAATGAGACTACTTTTACAAGCATGGCAAGGTTGGCAGTAGCAAGGGAAGACCCGGATATGGCTTTTGAATTGGTGAAGCAGATGAAGAGTCTTGGAATCCCGCCGAGACTAAGGTCATACGGGCCGGCTTTGCTTGGATTCTGTGAGAAAGGGAATGCAGAGAAAGCATATGAAGTGGATGCTCATATGTTTGAATCAGGGGTGACGCCTGAGGAGCCTGAGCTTTCGGCTCTTCTGAAAGTTAGCATCAATACGAAGAAGGCCGACAAGGTGTATGAGATGTTGCAAAGATTTCGAGCCTCAGTGAGGCAAGTCTCGGAATCAACCCTTCAAGTTGTTGAGGATTGGTTTAAATCAAAGGATGCTGCAAGTGTTGGGGCTGAGAAATGGGATGTGAAGCAGATAAAGGAAGCAGTTATAGGAGGAGGAGGAGGGTGGCATGGGCTAGGGTGGCTTGGAAGTGGGAGATGGAGGGTGGTGAGGACTGAAATGACTGAGAATGGTGTGTGTCGTTCCTGTGGTGAGAAGCTTGTTTGTATTGATATTGATCCAAAAGAGACGGAGAATTTTGCTGCTAAATTAACTGAATTAGCATGCAGTAAAGAGGTTAGAGCTGATTTCGTTCAGTTCCAG GAGTGGTTGCAGCAGCATGGACCATTTGATGCAGTTGTAGATGGTGCAAATGTGGCTCTCATCAACTCAGAAGCTTTCAATTTGAACCAG CTTAAAAATGTTgtaaataaattacaacaaatGAGTCCAACAAAAAGGTCTCCACTTATTATTTTGCATCGAAGTCGGATTGCACGGGATCCTAATAAGAGGAAGTGGTTAGAGAGGTGGCAGAGGGCTGGGGTGCTTTATGCTACTCCTTATGGATCAAATGATGATTG GTATTGGCTATATGCTGCTGTTAGTTGCAAGTGTTTACTAGTGACAAATGATGAAATGAGGGACCACTTGTTCCAATTATTAGGGAATTCCTTTTTTCCAAGATGGAAAGAGAAGCATCAG GTTCGGTTATCTATGACGAGGACTGGTCTTGTGCTTCGTATGCCACCCCCTTATTCAATTGTTATTCAG GAATCGGAAAGCGGTAGTTGGCACGTTCCTAGCATAGCAGACGATGATCTTTTGAATCCAAGACAATGGCTGTGTGTTTCTAGAAGCAAGAAAACGCCATGA
- the LOC107895914 gene encoding uncharacterized protein isoform X1 — protein sequence MATNSNSDLLLVGYAFVCILYTELRFANLFGRRLRIYPKGNKVDFLSIFLEVADSATLLSGWSRYAQFGFAVINQFDRELSITKDGAAEFKANNAILGFASLLALSELHDPKRGYLFNDACLLEAYVSTDRTEGLISHELMMKTDSDSQKTDEADSSTQSSEESVAFEPEDPTEEDMNTFFTSLESELSNSNIVFSQEEAKEALATLEKALDMTPVHFYGSRELSSLKQAFKILASFDCSSTALTIEQKNELLGMEQSLKELVSQAAKAMQGKNHLLAKESMKQTITRDLDRNLIRYKEIESEFAALLAERMGIFRTCQKMKKELEALGKELAEYEAKAKAAEEEEKTVEAEWGRIKGFISSIKGKI from the exons ATGGCAACAAATAGTAACTCTGATCTTCTTCTTGTTGGTTATGCTTTTGTTTGCATTTTATATACCGAACTTAGATTTGCAAACTTATTTGGCAGGCGACTTAGAATCTACCCGAAGGGGAACAAAGTggattttttgtcaatttttttagAAGTTGCAGATTCAGCTACTTTGCTTTCGGGATGGAGTAGATATGCCCAATTTGGATTTGCAGTCATCAATCAATTCGATCGTGAACTTTCCATTacgaaag ATGGTGCGGCAGAGTTCAAGGCCAATAACGCTATTTTGGGCTTCGCTTCATTGTTAGCTTTAAGCGAATTACATGACCCTAAAAGAGGCTATCTCTTCAATGATGCATGCTTACTTGAAGCCTACGTCTCTACTGATAGGACTGAGGGTTTGATCTCACATGAATTGATGATGAAAACTGACTCGGATAGTCAAAAGACCGATGAAGCTGATTCATCAACTCAGTCTTCCGAGGAGAGTGTG GCTTTTGAACCTGAAGATCCTACCGAGGAAGATATGAACACATTCTTCACTAGCTTGGAGTCTGAGCTTTCCAACTCTAACATTGTTTTTTCTCAAGAAGAAGCGAAGGAAGCACTGGCTACATTAGAGAAAGCCTTGGATATGACCCCTGTTCATTTCTACGGCTCTCGGGAGCTTTCTTCACTTAAGCAGGCGTTCAAGATACTAGCTAGTTTTGATTGTTCGTCTACCGCCCTTACAATTGAGCAAAAAAACGAGTTGTTGGGCATGGAGCAAAGCTTGAAAGAATTAGTTAGCCAAGCAGCTAAAGCAATGCAGGGCAAGAATCACCTTCTTGCAAAGGAATCTATGAAGCAGACTATTACTCGTGATTTGGATCGTAATCTAATCAGATACAAGGAAATCGAATCAGAATTTGCTGCCCTGTTGGCCGAACGAATGGGGATATTCAGAACTTgccagaaaatgaaaaaggagttGGAAGCATTGGGAAAGGAATTGGCAGAGTATGAGGCCAAGGCCAAGGCTGCTGAGGAGGAGGAGAAGACTGTTGAGGCGGAATGGGGTAGAATCAAAGGTTTCATCTCTTCCATTAAAGGAAAGATTTAG